In Zunongwangia profunda SM-A87, the following proteins share a genomic window:
- a CDS encoding N-acetylglucosamine kinase, with protein sequence MILIADGGSTKCDWILMDSTGEKIFKTRTKGLNPAVFPEIVLEQRIEENPDLREVKDKVERVHFFGAGCGTEKPSKLLAGIIANFFTNADDVMVKEDMVAAVYAATTEPGIVCILGTGSNSCYFDGENIHQAVASLGYILMDEASGNYFGKRLIRDYYYKRMPPELAVKFEEKFDLSSDEIKKNIYQKENPNTYLASFAEFIFANERNGYFYKLVHEGLTDFVHSRVLCYPECRTVPVHFIGTIAYFSEDIIRAVLQPYGIEVGNIVRRPIDALVEHYRKNVLTA encoded by the coding sequence ATGATACTAATAGCAGATGGTGGCTCTACAAAGTGCGACTGGATATTAATGGATTCCACCGGAGAAAAGATTTTTAAAACAAGAACTAAGGGATTAAATCCTGCCGTGTTTCCAGAGATAGTATTAGAACAACGTATAGAAGAAAATCCAGATCTTAGAGAAGTAAAGGATAAGGTAGAAAGAGTTCACTTTTTTGGAGCTGGTTGTGGAACAGAAAAGCCTAGTAAACTTTTAGCGGGCATCATTGCTAATTTCTTTACCAATGCAGATGACGTAATGGTTAAAGAAGATATGGTTGCGGCGGTTTATGCTGCCACTACCGAGCCAGGTATTGTATGTATTCTGGGTACAGGATCTAATTCATGCTATTTTGATGGAGAAAATATACATCAGGCGGTAGCCTCTTTAGGGTATATTTTAATGGACGAAGCTAGTGGGAATTATTTTGGTAAAAGGCTTATACGCGATTACTATTATAAAAGAATGCCCCCAGAACTCGCTGTTAAATTTGAAGAAAAATTTGATTTGAGCAGTGATGAAATCAAAAAGAATATTTACCAAAAAGAAAATCCAAATACGTATCTAGCATCGTTTGCTGAATTTATTTTCGCTAACGAACGTAATGGGTATTTCTATAAGTTAGTTCATGAAGGTTTAACAGATTTTGTGCATTCTCGTGTACTTTGTTATCCCGAGTGTCGTACTGTTCCTGTGCATTTTATAGGAACTATTGCTTATTTTAGTGAAGATATTATCAGGGCAGTATTACAGCCTTATGGAATCGAGGTAGGAAATATAGTAAGACGTCCAATAGATGCGTTGGTGGAGCATTATCGTAAAAATGTACTAACTGCTTAA